Within the Dolichospermum compactum NIES-806 genome, the region TATATAGCCTTGACTACCGCTGCTTCTTTGTCATATTCTTTGACCACCTGGCGGCGCAAATCAGAAGCTTGCTTATCTTCACCTAAAATATCATGAGCCTGGGCTCGTTTAAGTAAAATATAAGGTGCTAATACAGGATAATCTTTTTCCAGTCCTGTTAATAGACTCAGGGCTTTTTTGCCTTGGGAAGTTTCGACGTAATCACAAGAGAGTAAATAACGGGCGCGTTCCCGATCTGGGTAACTGCCTTTTTCAGCAATTTCCGTGAGTTTTGTTAATCTTTCTGGTACAGATTGAGACAACAGAGAAAAGACAACTGACTTGGCTTTTGTCGCCTCAGATAGTTTTTCCGGCTTACCCTGACTCAAGTTCAACCATTGACTGACGGTTTTGCCTGCTTGGGGGGCTGATACCATTGCCCCGGCTAAAAAGGCACATAGTCCAGCACCAGCAAGCAGATAAATTTGTGTTTTCTGTAGTTTTTTCAACATTGATACTCACTGTTTGCCTAGTGTCTCACGGAGAAAGTTGACGATTAGATGAATATTTTTGCAACTTTATCATTAGGGTAACACTCCTGACCAAGTTTTACGCTTATGATGTAAGACTTTCCGCCAGTTTATACAAATGTAATCTCTCTTTGATTTTGTGGTGACAGATTCTAGGGTCTCCCCGCCCTCAATTATGTATACTCAAAACGGCTAGAAGCTGGGCTTTTTTATCATACAAAGAACAAGTTCAAAGCCTCTCCAGTATTAAATATTATTCCTTTTCCCTCTCCTCTTAGGAGAGGGTTAGGGAGAGGTTTACCAGAGTCATATTTGGTTAAACTATTAACCGTTTTCAGTATAACTGATATGTAACTGATCCTTCCTGTTCCCTGTTCCCTTACTAATTTTGACTTTGAATTTGCCTAACTACCGTTAAAGCTGAATAACTCACGCCCGCAGTTCCCTCTCCAGGATGAGTAGAATCACCAACCAACCACAAATTACGAATGGGTGTTCGATTAGCAAAACCAAAGGGGCCAAAGGTAGGAATTCTTTGACCAATACCACCAACAATACCTGATTCTCTACCTGTATAATAAGCAAAGGTACGAGGTGTGGCAGCTTCTACATGAATAATAGTTTCTGGTTTCAAATAGAAATATTCAGAAAGTTTGGATATTGCATCTTGAGTAAATTTTTGTTTTAACTCTTCATAATTTTGAGTTTCCCACCAGGGGATAAAATCAACAAAGGAAGAAGCGATAATTGTGGCTTTTCCTAATGGGGCGCGACCATCTCCTTCATGACTCACAGATACAAATAGGGAATTATTTTCGCCTATAGGTTTATTTACATCATATAAAAATTGTAAATGCGGTGGACAATTAGGAGGAATTGCACTTTTATCTACACCCAAATAAATCACATAAGCACCAGAAGCAGGTGGAAGTTTTTCGACCCTTTGTTTATATCCAGCAGGGGCATTTTCTCCTAATAATTGAACCAAGTTTTGAACGGTGACGTTAGCAACTAGATGATCTGCTGATTCTGTCCAAGTTTCCCCGGTTTTCTGATTTTTAATGATGACGGCGTTGGCTTGGTTATGGTCAACTTGGATTTTTTCAACAGTGTGGCGCATTAATAACTTGCCACCATCGCGTTCCAAAGATTCTACCAAGCGATCGCTCAAAACTTGCATACTCCCTTGCAGATGAAATAACCCTTGGGGTAATTGGGATACACTCAAAGCTGTAGCTGCATAAAGTAAAGCCGTTTCTTCCGCACTAACTTGAGAATATAATTTCAGTTGTAAATCTAAAAATGTCCGCAGTCTTTGATCATTTCCTAAACCACATAATCGTAAAGCATCCCCCACAGTGAATAAAGTGAAAGGTGCAGTAATAAATGTACTCGGACGAACGGCTTTAATTAATTGTCCTAAATCCCATAAATTCCGGGGTGGTAAAACCGGATCACGTCCTTGAAATTCCCAACTAGCATTAAATAAAGTGGTTAATAATTGCCAAAAAGGTTCACTTCCGGGAAACTGTTTTTGACGTTCTGCTTGCCATTTTTGAGAATCACGCCAAACATTAATGGGTGTAGATTCTCCCGGAAGAAATACAGCACAAGCTGGGTCGCAAGGTGTCGCAGCGGGTAATTCTATATTTAATTCTGAGAAAATGCGGTGATGAATTCCCCCAGGTTCTAAACCCGCTACTTGGGTCGCACCAACGTCAAAAGTAAATCCTTGCCGTTTGAAGGTGGAAGCGCAACCACCAGGAACAATTGCTTGGTCAAGAATCAGGACATTATAACCTCTATGTGCTAATAATGCTCCGGCTGTAAGTCCACCTATACCCGCACCAATGACGATAACGCGGGATTGATTTTTTGGATCAGTAAGATTTGACATTGATGATTAACTTCAATTTCAGAGGAATTAATGAGATATGATTTAATCAAATAATCATCATTATTAACATCTAATATATCAGATTTATTTACGATAAAATAAATGGTAGATGACTCTATTTACATTGTGAATATGGTATGTTATGTGTTGACAACTTTAAAAAAATAATCTATGGTATACAGCCTGAGCTAAACTAAGCCTATGAGCAATTTAGAAAACGTCACAATTCATCAATTTAGAGGACTTCGAGACTTAGAACTAAAGGATATCGGACGGATTAACCTGCTTGTTGGTATTAACAACTCAGGTAAAACCAGTGTTCTAGAAGCATTATCTGTTTACTGTCATCCATTAGATATTAAAGTATGGCTTAATACAGCAAATCAACGAGAGCAGGATATGAGAGTGTATCGTACTCGGACACTGGATGCAATAAAGTGGTTATTTACACATAATTCTGCATCCATTGTAGAAGCTGATAAACCTATTATTCTTATTTCTAGCACTGGTTTATTCTCTGTAAAGAAGTTAATAGCAAGCTATGAAGAACAGGAGGAAATATGGTTATCAGAGGAAAGCAATATCAGAAATCTTAGCAACGAAGAAGAAATTGAAAATGATAATGAACAAGAAATTGAAAATGAAGATACACCAAGAGTTAGGAAAGGAATTAAGCTAAAAATAGGGGTATTTCCAGATGATGGTTATCAGTTAAGTTTACTTGGTGAACCATCTGATTTGATTACAGATTTTTTGTTATGGGAGGATGAACGTTTTTATAGATTATCTGGAAAGAGAGAACCAAGTCTAAAGACATCTGTAGTAACACCATCATCTCATCGTTCAGAAGTTGGTCAATTTCGATTACTTTCAGAAGCAACATTTCAAAATTTTAAAGCCGATGTGGTGAAATTATTACAACAGATGGATAAAAATATTTCTGACATAGAAATTTTGTTATCTCCAGAATCTATTAGTTCTCGATTTAATATATATATTCAACATGAAAAACTAGGACTTGCACCGGTTAGCACTTTTGGTGATGGTATCCGTCGTTTATTGCATATAGCTTTGAAACTTGCCAGCGTCAAAGGTGGTATTCTTTTAATTGATGAATTAGAGTCAACAATTCATACAGAAGCCTTACAAAATTCTTTTCGATGGTTAGTTAAATGGTGTACAGAAACCAGCTACATAAACTGAACGACCCCAGACCCAACGACGAGTAGATAAAACCTGAGATTCACCCGCAGCCAGATGAGCAAAAATGACGCTACCTGGAAGAGTCTTTTCTGTATCACTAATTAAATCAGTGTGACGAATCCTGATTCGGAATGGAATATTTGGTTCAAGCAGTAAATAACTTAACCATTCTGCCCCCACGAATTCTCTGTCAGCACTGATATAGTCAACTTGTGCATCTGGGAACAGTTGTCCAAATCGGTCAAGTAAATCCATTCGTTCATCCGTGTTGGAGTTACCTTTCTTCTCCAATATCTGCCAAACTAGGGGGTAAGCGACACCATTATGTACTACTCCCAACATGAGGATATTTAACCATATTTGACCAAAACGCCATTCAGTCCGGTCAATACTTAACACCCAAGGCTGGGGAATGTTCATGATTTTTACAATCATTTTCGCTATGACTGCATAATCTATATCAAAATCTCGGAAAAATCTTTGCAACCGTTTGTAATTGGATTCGTTTTTAGCACAGTTGCGAAAACCAGTTGCTAATTCTACCAAGTTCACTGTCTTTACTCTTAATAAAGATATTAAAAATAACGCTAAAAAGCTTAGACGCGCTCCATGCCATTCCAAATGTGGTTTTAGTGTGTCTCGTAATAGGTTAATCTGGTTCATAGGGGTTTCTTTGATTGTGTGGTAACTTTCTATGAAACCCTTTCTCTGTTTCCTTTGCAAGCTTTTTCTCTATTTTTTGTCCTGTACAGAGATTCCAGCTATTAAAAATTTCACTGAGTTTTTAAGAAATTTGTTAAAGTTAGAAACTGAATAATAGCCTATAATTCTATAGCTTTTCCCTTGCAGGTGGGACAATACCCAACTTATTTAACCCTGAATCAATATTTCTCAATAACTTAAAATCATCCTCCGGTAAAGAATAATTACTACTAAATAAACTACATTTTTCTAAAAACGTAAATGCTTGCCGAAATTGCTGCGGTTCGGCTTTAATTGGGGCATCAAAATGACAGGGAATAATCCATTGAAAATCCCAACTGGCAACTTTATTAGCCCAATTTATAGTTTCC harbors:
- a CDS encoding AAA family ATPase — its product is MSNLENVTIHQFRGLRDLELKDIGRINLLVGINNSGKTSVLEALSVYCHPLDIKVWLNTANQREQDMRVYRTRTLDAIKWLFTHNSASIVEADKPIILISSTGLFSVKKLIASYEEQEEIWLSEESNIRNLSNEEEIENDNEQEIENEDTPRVRKGIKLKIGVFPDDGYQLSLLGEPSDLITDFLLWEDERFYRLSGKREPSLKTSVVTPSSHRSEVGQFRLLSEATFQNFKADVVKLLQQMDKNISDIEILLSPESISSRFNIYIQHEKLGLAPVSTFGDGIRRLLHIALKLASVKGGILLIDELESTIHTEALQNSFRWLVKWCTETSYIN
- the crtD gene encoding C-3',4' desaturase CrtD, with protein sequence MSNLTDPKNQSRVIVIGAGIGGLTAGALLAHRGYNVLILDQAIVPGGCASTFKRQGFTFDVGATQVAGLEPGGIHHRIFSELNIELPAATPCDPACAVFLPGESTPINVWRDSQKWQAERQKQFPGSEPFWQLLTTLFNASWEFQGRDPVLPPRNLWDLGQLIKAVRPSTFITAPFTLFTVGDALRLCGLGNDQRLRTFLDLQLKLYSQVSAEETALLYAATALSVSQLPQGLFHLQGSMQVLSDRLVESLERDGGKLLMRHTVEKIQVDHNQANAVIIKNQKTGETWTESADHLVANVTVQNLVQLLGENAPAGYKQRVEKLPPASGAYVIYLGVDKSAIPPNCPPHLQFLYDVNKPIGENNSLFVSVSHEGDGRAPLGKATIIASSFVDFIPWWETQNYEELKQKFTQDAISKLSEYFYLKPETIIHVEAATPRTFAYYTGRESGIVGGIGQRIPTFGPFGFANRTPIRNLWLVGDSTHPGEGTAGVSYSALTVVRQIQSQN